One window of the Pieris brassicae chromosome 2, ilPieBrab1.1, whole genome shotgun sequence genome contains the following:
- the LOC123719176 gene encoding spatacsin isoform X3 — MEGLTQNEKIIWHSWELKSPRDVVREAAAKGTHISLAIKFLMKKNTWNESVAQDWFIAEVKAWTVQLLMRKQIFKVLHILNKMNINPEDHLMALAETATQIEYRDFLVEHLQKITKDMNAENVPRWEDFHRHWNLLRYLEKSFEVGGTFKQNKVFGSGADRVFVNETEIKSLTIEKIEKYPSDWKNKIATVLFFETFEFSLLDFSSSAHVWRYLVDNNKAMILVRWINVQLSEVVRDMNSRYIFFNNENFVKKLLNVDTKGFGIELLEKLDKTFRKWSITSDMITFVTESSCFPYTKMCIYDTLSSYGIVIGEERNDLFQVVARLARTQNLKMIDDVFSESCATLTNQEFYLELAKFFVKNKLYKALTICIDSQMLDMDLSNVEEEARDCIELWLLFKSIEQTSDRQSHVVPVYKTCQQIAKNNIDSYIFVNPQLTIGMILLEDSANLFDIFSKEEFLEFKDFKLPNKGYKLKLPHMHNVYKKYCDSNNTYECRDVNVYQLLSGYRGLDISKFFEFQLMNLNTNYTIPEKSDRRSLGSLLSSEVDISELQSLSQRSIDMPDFANEKLMKKYGYEAKLSHVYYLKQYRPCNASQAFVAQQYQMYNRLQDKSIKGACCEAHALALQNWSDPAMTACAISFVAMIGCNPTRCRVHISAANLIKEFLISNGLSEIDANKQVSDYMAKLLQSHEETAKTILTYLEEIALMKMKISKHTGRMDMSMILFESQTMVKFAMLHNLPLPEMVLREFVKENSWFNFLLFGDVFRYPLNLMLQLSQEFEKKSYAEHLKHIMLHKSVEDEKDHRYLPSNGQRRLMRMNSIDISPTQSMVFEFSPNSVMGRELWEVAAACHGPEDPPAALLKAAQIYREPLLVLIASCYEPNAVDVLWAHWILASIQRSDNQDLQSEVAGKPPTELFLRLASVCLIEGYITTLYESTLIFMPDNPLALLAQFLYRCIKLRNFDKETESCLHRFLQQCHRKYSSDNNGTPWDLSTNSLQNVAVEIIKTALKHSFDSAYHQKEFLKCLAVAEFGKSFVGSCPNFATMFEIMKMSMETSYIINISKLLEDNSHLYLLECLDMYKDKSNYDVAFKIAKLAGLPIDDILVTEWRRKCEDFLKDLERENPLCDEDIVKFIAECSGVFKKTGVTCKQSTIFLQDLIQNISHVDQKFYANRIIMGWFDENHEYGEKREQIEHKMWEAFFLSENQDQIFLDNYESTVHFALNLQRNANESHKFGVANSDRPFSMTLHEIEVESDVGNIDNVVVLEDVDIEIWRKTINKLLEMKLIVDAFRLSKLFKVSDEFLSRSVCPVQIMRTCLKLAEGSCSPYELPQELRLIISSPTLQNKLSVSETSEMSFEELVVIQERQDEGSLPHLAVREEADRLSALDALAVKCGLTVVKQIAEYLCKEMVSAVISPHLVKTSSFRQKEHFQYTLWGYILDSDMEMFLNMRPDACSQIGRLILDHLIAFQKIYKASNSIKIPENVLDDSCFDVETLIDEEYQNLDGDEIESILTEEGTLMSAETESMFSVSTVYTNKMTKETRRNLFDVITKGNLHIRYEVKSSIRKITKGAKLSTKQVNTISIELLVVAHECFSCACDTEGVAVVLRSAQALSARLLAARSWRLMGRLLTGLGRYTECAYILQALRENHQFEYLLGQFDYMLGQKQDKIAEFKHGLLDFLRTHCPGDTDTYIMVALHFNMFAEAANVKRKQAMDLIDDLEKMATDGAKGRRPTWPQIHDNVPTRSLLDTALNHCTDSAELYLQGGCTGRAGEMAALAQLVALQMSLLNASPTRLILKRSTEQMYALVGEYLSFMEGLVLLGSGGENWRELSYRRALNNDQAYLKDMALYRPDIAYDFINRYKTETKKTAASQSAMTELLTLLR; from the exons ATGGAGGGCCTTACTCAAAATGAGAAGATTATTTGGCACTCATGGGAATTAAAATCACCCCGAGATGTTGTACGAGAAGCTGCTGCTAAAGGAACACATATAAGCTTAGCTATCAAGTTTTTAATGAAGAAAAATACTTGGAATGAATCAGTTGCTCAAGATTGGTTTATAGCTGAG GTAAAAGCGTGGACAGTTCAATTATTAATGAGGAAGCAAATATTCAAAGttcttcatattttaaataaaatgaatattaatccAGAGGATCACCTTATGGCATTAGCAGAGACTGCAACACAAATTGAATATCGGGACTTTTTAGTAGAACATCTACAAAAGATCACCAAAGATATGAATGCAGAGAATGTTCCAAGGTGGGAAGATTTTCATAGACATTGGAATTTATTGAGATACCTCGAGAAATCATTTGAAGTTGGAGGcacttttaaacaaaataaagtatttggGAGTGGTGCTGACAGAGTGTTTGTAAATGAAACtgaaattaaatctttaacaattgaaaaaattGAGAAGTATCCAAGTGATTGGAAGAACAAAATAGCTACAGTACTTTTCTTTGAAACATTTG agTTTTCGCTTCTTGATTTTTCTTCATCAGCTCATGTTTGGAGATATTTAGTTGATAACAACAAAGCAATGATACTTGTTAGATGGATTAATGTTCAACTCTCTGAAGTTGTAAGAGATATGAATTCgcggtatatatttttcaacaatGAGAATTTCGTTAAGAAACTCTTGAATGTCGATACAAAAGGCTTTGGCATAGAACTGTTGGAGAAACTAGACAAGACCTTTCGTAAATGGTCAATAACAAGTGACATGATCACATTTGTCACTGAAAGCAGTTGCTTTCCATACACCAAAATGTGCATTTACGATACTTTATCGTCATATGGAATCGTTATAGGGGAAGAACGAAATGACCTCTTCCAAGTAGTGGCCCGACTAGCCAGAACTCAAAATCTTAAGATGATAGATGACGTTTTCAGCGAGTCATGTGCCACACTGACAAATCaggaattttatttagaattggCCAAGTTCTTTGTTAAGAACAAGTTGTATAAGGCATTAACGATTTGCATCGACAGTCAGATGTTAGATATGGACTTGTCTAATGTCGAAGAAGAGGCTAGAGATTGCATTGAACTCTGGCTGTTATTCAAAAGCATCGAGCAGACGTCGGACAGGCAGAGCCACGTGGTTCCTGTCTATAAAACTTGCCAACAGATAgctaaaaataacatagatAGTTACATATTTGTAAACCCACAGTTAACCATCGGAATGATTTTATTAGAAGACTCAGCCAacttatttgatatattttcaaaagagGAATTCCTAGAATTCAAAGACTTTAAATTGCCAAATAAAGGATACAAGCTCAAGTTGCCGCACATgcataatgtttataaaaagtacTGCGATTCGAACAATACCTATGAATGTAGGGATGTCAATGTTTATCAATTGCTATCTGGATACCGGGGATTGgatatatcaaaattttttgaatttcaactAATGAATCTAAATACGAATTATACCATCCCTGAAAAATCAGATAGGCGCAGTTTGGGCAGTTTATTATCGAGCGAAGTTGATATTAGCGAGCTGCAATCCTTATCACAAAGATCGATAGATATGCCAGATTTTGCGAACGAGAAACTGATGAAAAAATATGGTTACGAAGCGAAATTGAGTCACGTTTATTACCTAAAGCAATATCGTCCTTGTAATGCGAGCCAGGCGTTTGTGGCCCAACAATACCAGATGTATAATCGGCTACAAGATAAAAGTATTAAGGGCGCCTGCTGCGAAGCCCACGCTCTAGCACTCCAGAATTGGTCTGACCCCGCCATGACGGCCTGCGCCATTTCCTTTGTGGCAATGATCGGTTGCAACCCTACCAGGTGTAGAGTCCACATTTCTGCTGCAAACCTGATCAAAGAATTCCTTATCAGCAATGGCTTGTCCGAAATTGACGCCAATAAGCAAGTCAGTGATTATATGGCAAAGTTACTTCAAAGTCACGAAGAGACCGCAAAAACGATTCTCACATATTTGGAAGAAATAGCACTTATGAAGATGAAGATATCTAAGCACACCGGCAGAATGGACATGTCgatgattttatttgaatcTCAGACAATGGTGAAATTCGCGATGCTGCACAATTTGCCGTTACCCGAGATGGTGCTGCGCGAGTTTGTTAAAGAGAATTCCTGGTTCAATTTCTTGTTATTCGGCGATGTTTTTAGGTATCCATTGAATCTGATGCTCCAGCTTTCACAGGAATTTGAAAAGAAGTCGTATGCTGAGCATTTGAAACATATAATGTTGCATAAAAGTGTTGAAGATGAAAAGGACCATAGATATCTTCCCAGCAACGGTCAGAGGAGATTGATGAGAATGAATTCTATTGATATT AGTCCCACTCAGAGTATGGTTTTCGAGTTCTCACCCAACTCAGTCATGGGTCGAGAACTGTGGGAGGTGGCTGCGGCCTGTCATGGGCCCGAGGATCCTCCAGCGGCCTTACTTAAAGCTGCTCAAATTTATAGGGAACCCTTGTTGGTGCTAATCGCTAGCTGCTATGAG CCAAACGCAGTGGACGTACTATGGGCACATTGGATACTCGCGTCAATACAGCGAAGCGATAACCAAGACTTACAAAGTGAGGTCGCTGGCAAACCCCCAACTGAGCTCTTCTTAAGATTGGCATCGGTTTGCCTTATCGAAGGATATATCACAACGTTATATGAGTCTACCCTCATTTTTATGCCg gATAATCCTTTAGCGCTCTTGGCTCAGTTTCTATATCGCTGCATTAAGCTTCGAAACTTTGACAAAGAGACTGAGAGCTGCCTCCATAGATTCCTTCAACAGTGCCATAGAAAGTACAGTTCCGACAACAACGGGACTCCGTGGGACTTGTCGACTAATTCCCTACAGAATGTAGCcgttgaaattataaaaactgctCTAAAACATAGCTTTGATAGTGCTTATCATCAAAAGGAGTTTCTGAAATGTTTGGCTGTAGCTGAGTTTGGAAAGTCTTTTGTTG gaAGTTGTCCCAATTTTGCTACAATGTTTGAGATCATGAAAATGTCAATGGAAACCTCGTACATCATCAATATCTCCAAATTACTCGAAGACAACTCACATTTATACTTACTGGAGTGTCTCGATATGTACAAAGACAAGTCTAATTACGACGTGGCCTTTAAAATTGCGAAACTCGCCGGTCTACCCATAGATGACATATTAGTCACAGAATGGCGTCGTAAATGCGAAGATTTCCTAAAAGATTTGGAAAGAGAAAATCCGCTATGCGACGAAGATATTGTGAAATTTATCGCCGAATGTAGTGGTGTTTTTAAAAAGACCGGTGTAACTTGCAAACAGTCCACAATATTCCTGCAAGATCTCATTCAGAATATTTCCCACGTGGACCAGAAATTCTACGCGAACAGAATCATCATGGGCTGGTTTGACGAGAATCACGAGTATGGGGAGAAACGAGAGCAAATAGAACATAAAATGTGGGAAGCGTTCTTCCTATCCGAAAACCAAGATCAGATATTCCTGGATAACTACGAGAGCACCGTCCACTTCGCTCTCAACTTACAGAGAAACGCGAACGAATCCCACAAGTTCGGAGTGGCAAATTCTGATCGGCCATTTTCGATGACGCTTCACGAGATCGAAGTGGAATCTGATGTTGGAAATATTGACAACGTGGTGGTTTTGGAGGATGTGGATATTGAAATTTGGCGGAAAACGATAAACAAATTGCTGGAAATGAAACTGATCGTGGATGCATTTCGATTGTCAAAGCTATTTAAGGTGTCCGATGAGTTTTTGTCTAGATCTGTGTGCCCGGTGCAAATTATGAGGACATGTCTGAAGTTAGCTGAAGGAAGTTGTTCCCCATATGAATTGCCACAAGAACTTCGTTTGATTATATCCTCACCCACTCTGCAAAACAAATTGTCAG TTTCAGAAACGTCAGAAATGAGTTTTGAAGAGCTAGTGGTAATACAAGAAAGACAGGATGAAGGCAGCCTTCCACACCTCGCAGTGAGAGAGGAAGCGGATAGGCTGTCGGCCCTCGACGCTCTCGCTGTTAAGTGTGGCCTTACAGTTGTCAAACAA ATAGCAGAATATTTATGCAAAGAAATGGTCTCCGCCGTGATATCCCCTCACCTCGTGAAAACGTCTAGCTTCCGTCAAAAAGAACACTTCCAATACACTCTCTGGGGTTATATCCTCGACTCGGACATGGAGATGTTCCTGAACATGCGCCCGGACGCCTGCAGCCAAATCGGAAGGCTGATATTGGACCACTTGATAGCGTTTCAGAAGATTTACAAAGCCAGCAATTCTATAAAGATCCCGGAGAATGTGCTGGACGACAGCTGCTTTGACGTCGAGACGTTGATCGACGAGGAGTACCAGAATCTGGATGGCGACGAAATTGAGTCGATATTGACGGAGGAAGGGACTCTGATGTCCGCCGAGACGGAATCCATGTTTTCCGTTTCCACCGTGTATACGAATAAAATGACGAAGGAGACACGGAGGAATTTGTTCGACGTCATTACCAAGGGCAATCTTCACATACGGTACGAGGTCAAGTCCAGCATACGGAAGATCACCAAAGGAGCGAAGTTATCGACGAAGCAG GTGAACACAATATCAATAGAGCTACTGGTAGTGGCTCACGAGTGTTTCTCGTGCGCGTGCGACACAGAGGGCGTGGCGGTCGTGCTCCGGTCCGCGCAGGCGTTGTCCGCGCGTCTGCTGGCGGCGAGATCTTGGAGGCTGATGGGGCGATTGTTGACGGGACTGGGCCGGTACACCGAGTGTGCTTATATACTgcag GCTCTCCGCGAAAACCACCAATTCGAATACTTACTCGGCCAATTCGATTACATGCTCGGTCAGAAGCAAGACAAAATCGCGGAGTTCAAGCACGGCCTTCTGGACTTCCTGAGAACCCACTGCCCCGGAGACACCGACACGTACATCATGGTGGCCCTGCATTTCAATATGTTCGCCGAGGCCGCAAACGTTAAACGGAAACAGGCGATGGATCTGATCGACGATCTGGAGAAAATGGCAACCGACGGGGCTAAGGGCAGGAGGCCGACCTGGCCCCAAATCCACGATAACGTCCCGACGCGAAGTTTGCTCGATACGGCCCTGAACCATTGCACGGATTCGGCGGAATTGTACCTTCAAGGCGGGTGCACGGGCAGGGCAGGTGAAATGGCGGCTTTGGCCCAACTGGTCGCCTTGCAGATGTCTTTGTTGAACGCGTCGCCCACTCGGCTCATTCTGAAGAGGAGTACGGAACAGATGTATGCCCTCGTCGGCGAATATTTGAG TTTCATGGAAGGCCTAGTGCTGTTGGGCAGTGGGGGCGAAAACTGGAGAGAGCTCTCTTATCGAAGGGCCTTGAACAATGACCAAGCCTATCTCAAGGACATGGCGTTGTACCGACCGGATATCGcgtatgattttattaatag GTACAAAACAGAAACGAAAAAAACGGCCGCCTCCCAATCAGCGATGACGGAACTTCTAACTTTGTTGAGAtga